In Desulfatirhabdium butyrativorans DSM 18734, one genomic interval encodes:
- a CDS encoding FHA domain-containing protein: MPVLVLVFNNQPMKLFEIGKEKALTIGRREDNDICIPNQVVSGYHAKIDCVGDAFILTDLKSKNGTFVNNRRVETKWLDHNDKIMIGKHLLMFRYRDDEARPKPKTRFDRTMVMEGRMQEALRNDLGIQVESERVVEDAKATLVYLSGSGETYAIDKKLVRIGKSPQSDIVVKGLMVGQTAATITRRPEGFFLSYIEGLTKPKVNGETVGESVQLNDFDLISIGGLKLQFLRDKR; the protein is encoded by the coding sequence ATGCCTGTACTCGTTCTGGTTTTCAACAATCAGCCGATGAAATTGTTCGAAATCGGTAAGGAAAAGGCTCTGACGATCGGACGAAGGGAAGACAACGATATTTGTATCCCCAATCAGGTCGTGTCCGGGTACCACGCCAAAATCGATTGCGTCGGTGACGCCTTCATTCTGACGGATTTGAAAAGCAAGAACGGGACGTTCGTGAACAACAGACGCGTGGAAACGAAATGGCTCGATCACAACGACAAGATCATGATCGGCAAGCACCTGCTCATGTTCCGGTACCGGGACGATGAAGCGCGGCCGAAGCCCAAGACGCGTTTCGATCGAACCATGGTGATGGAAGGCCGGATGCAGGAGGCGCTCCGGAACGATCTGGGCATTCAGGTGGAGAGTGAGCGGGTTGTTGAGGACGCGAAAGCGACGCTGGTGTATTTATCCGGCAGCGGTGAAACGTATGCCATTGACAAGAAGCTTGTCCGGATCGGCAAAAGTCCTCAATCCGACATTGTCGTCAAAGGGCTGATGGTCGGGCAGACGGCTGCAACCATTACCCGGAGACCGGAAGGTTTTTTCCTTTCCTATATCGAGGGGCTTACCAAGCCGAAGGTCAATGGGGAGACGGTTGGCGAATCGGTCCAATTGAACGATTTCGATCTGATCTCGATCGGTGGCCTGAAGCTGCAGTTTCTGCGGGACAAGCGATAG
- a CDS encoding amidohydrolase family protein — MRIDIHTHIFPKAVRQNREAFFSGEAAFSLLYGSPKAAMVGAEELVNTMDEQGIEVSVTFGFPWNQIETMRMHNDDVLEAGARFPGRLIPFCCAAIDDPQAGAEARRCLAAGAKGIGELALYRSRMDEKALDAMTEIMQAASDHDVPVLIHTNEPIGHAYPGKAAMSIEEIDGLLRRFPQNRIILAHWGGGIFFYGLLKKQMKERFANVWFDTAASPFLYDKHIYGIAAQIVGADKILFGSDFPLIKPERYRKEMAESDINPGLITAIMGENSRRLLRI, encoded by the coding sequence ATGAGAATTGATATACATACCCACATTTTTCCGAAAGCCGTCCGACAAAACCGCGAAGCCTTCTTTTCCGGTGAAGCGGCGTTTTCCCTGCTCTATGGCTCACCAAAAGCCGCCATGGTCGGAGCCGAAGAACTCGTGAACACCATGGACGAGCAGGGTATCGAGGTCTCGGTCACTTTCGGTTTTCCCTGGAACCAAATCGAGACCATGCGGATGCATAACGACGATGTTCTTGAAGCGGGCGCCCGGTTTCCCGGAAGGCTGATTCCCTTCTGCTGTGCGGCAATCGACGATCCGCAAGCCGGGGCAGAAGCTCGGCGCTGCCTTGCCGCTGGCGCCAAAGGCATCGGCGAGCTGGCGCTGTATCGATCCCGGATGGATGAAAAGGCCCTGGATGCCATGACAGAGATCATGCAGGCTGCAAGCGATCATGACGTTCCGGTTCTGATCCATACCAACGAACCCATCGGCCATGCTTATCCCGGCAAAGCGGCCATGAGCATCGAGGAAATCGATGGGCTGCTGCGCCGTTTTCCGCAAAACCGCATCATTCTGGCCCACTGGGGAGGCGGCATTTTTTTCTATGGTCTGCTGAAAAAGCAAATGAAAGAGCGTTTCGCCAACGTGTGGTTCGATACGGCCGCCTCCCCTTTCTTATACGACAAGCACATCTACGGAATCGCCGCACAGATCGTCGGAGCGGATAAGATTCTTTTCGGAAGCGATTTTCCCCTGATCAAACCGGAGCGTTACAGAAAAGAAATGGCGGAATCGGACATCAACCCCGGCCTGATCACAGCCATCATGGGTGAAAACAGCCGGCGGTTGCTCAGGATATGA
- the cobU gene encoding bifunctional adenosylcobinamide kinase/adenosylcobinamide-phosphate guanylyltransferase → MSIVLVIGGCRSGKSDHALHVAESMAQRDRVFIATCRPEDEEMRQRVARHQRERDASWQVVESPGNLGSAIRAAAVAGGVVLVDCLTLWVADLLWNGGPDVEKAFAELSDGLSALPCPVVFVSGEVGMGMVPEQPVARAYRDAVGWVNRRIAGMADQVIWMVAGIPVVIRGKEKPA, encoded by the coding sequence ATGTCCATCGTGCTCGTGATCGGGGGCTGCAGAAGCGGAAAGAGCGACCATGCCCTGCATGTTGCGGAATCCATGGCGCAGCGGGATCGGGTATTCATTGCGACATGCCGGCCGGAGGACGAGGAGATGCGGCAACGGGTGGCCAGGCACCAGCGGGAGCGGGACGCTTCCTGGCAGGTCGTGGAGAGTCCGGGGAATCTCGGGTCCGCCATTCGGGCGGCAGCCGTTGCGGGCGGCGTGGTTCTGGTGGATTGCCTGACGCTCTGGGTGGCCGATTTGTTGTGGAACGGGGGGCCGGATGTCGAAAAGGCCTTTGCGGAATTGAGCGATGGGCTCTCGGCTCTGCCCTGCCCGGTCGTATTTGTATCCGGTGAGGTGGGAATGGGCATGGTGCCCGAGCAGCCCGTGGCGAGGGCGTATCGGGACGCTGTCGGCTGGGTGAACCGGCGGATTGCCGGCATGGCCGACCAGGTGATCTGGATGGTTGCGGGTATTCCGGTGGTCATCCGGGGCAAGGAGAAACCGGCATGA
- a CDS encoding pyridoxal phosphate-dependent aminotransferase has protein sequence MLTGHGGNYHYWASVLGCPPDEIIDMSSNVNPLGPMDGLVERLRNRMETIGALPEADASGVIRRFGRRYGIDPARVLVGNGTTQFIYALPGILDCRNVLIFGPTYSDYADAFRLGGAALVHRLATPEADFCHALDDLDAEERDCDTVVICNPNNPTGNLIPRDALENFCRRNDRRTIVVDESYLPFSDAEETGTLLGSDLPNVIVLHSLSKIFRIPGLRIGFAISANPQLIRRFRQAQQPWCVNALAQEAACFLLDPQCPTDAFIAETRRFFEAEKRAMVEILSKEAGLRVFPSATSFLLVRLPAGLSASSVVEETVRTHRILLRDCSNFHGLDSRFLRVSLKTSEANRLVAQWLCRLARGIGKRGGWERFDFTGVSSAP, from the coding sequence ATGCTGACCGGACATGGCGGAAATTATCATTACTGGGCATCGGTCCTGGGCTGCCCGCCCGATGAGATCATCGATATGAGCAGCAACGTCAATCCGCTCGGTCCGATGGACGGCCTCGTGGAGCGGCTCCGAAATCGGATGGAGACGATCGGCGCGCTTCCCGAAGCGGACGCATCGGGGGTGATCCGCCGATTTGGCAGGCGCTACGGCATCGATCCCGCCAGGGTGCTCGTCGGGAACGGGACCACGCAATTCATCTACGCCCTGCCGGGTATTCTCGATTGCCGGAACGTGCTGATCTTCGGGCCGACCTATTCGGATTACGCCGATGCCTTCCGGTTGGGCGGAGCAGCGCTCGTGCATCGGCTGGCAACGCCTGAAGCGGATTTTTGCCATGCGCTGGACGATCTGGATGCCGAAGAGCGGGACTGTGATACCGTCGTGATCTGCAACCCCAACAATCCGACCGGAAACCTGATCCCCCGTGATGCGCTGGAGAACTTCTGCCGGAGAAACGATCGGCGCACCATCGTTGTGGATGAATCCTACCTGCCGTTTTCGGATGCGGAGGAGACCGGCACGCTTCTGGGCAGCGATCTGCCCAATGTCATCGTGCTGCATTCCCTGTCCAAAATCTTCCGGATTCCCGGGCTTCGAATCGGTTTTGCCATCAGCGCGAATCCCCAACTCATCCGGCGATTCCGGCAGGCGCAACAGCCCTGGTGCGTGAATGCGCTCGCACAGGAGGCTGCCTGCTTTCTGCTCGATCCCCAATGCCCCACGGATGCATTCATTGCGGAAACGAGGCGATTCTTCGAGGCCGAAAAACGGGCCATGGTGGAAATCCTGTCGAAAGAAGCCGGGTTGAGGGTGTTTCCTTCCGCAACGAGTTTCCTGCTCGTCCGCCTTCCCGCGGGTCTTTCGGCCTCCAGCGTCGTTGAAGAGACGGTTCGGACCCACCGCATCCTGCTGAGGGACTGCAGCAATTTTCATGGACTCGATTCCCGGTTCCTGCGCGTTTCGCTGAAAACTTCGGAGGCGAACCGCCTGGTGGCCCAGTGGCTTTGCCGATTGGCCAGAGGAATAGGGAAAAGGGGAGGATGGGAACGTTTTGATTTTACAGGCGTATCATCTGCCCCTTAA
- the recC gene encoding exodeoxyribonuclease V subunit gamma, giving the protein MLYLYRSNRIEALLPALESVFHVPLPDPIQAEWICVHSHGARIWLEQEMSRRLGVWANVYTPFPRELIESLLCEALGSAEVQWLQQEALTFRIMNRLMQWIDRPEFAAIRRYLASPDQPAPLYGLALRIARLFDEYSLYRSDLVLAWEREEPFRGDTDETMEWQRILWRSVYSTDCCEHPASASRRWIDCLAHGWAPPEGFPSRIVLFGISSLPPLFFDLLDRFASFMDIHLFVPSPSDQYWAYVRSRRETVVQMASMEDIAVENADLFLEEGHPLLASLGKIGRDFQYLLEERVSYHEADDSLFVNPLGDAATPTLLARLQADILRMQPGSFPPSLLADGSITIHSCHGPYREIQVLKDVLLDIFRKHPDLGAHDVIVMCPDISRYAALIDAVFGSADRDGIDIPYSLSDVRPHMEAEVQDAFLGMLRLARSRLSVQEVFDFLGRDCVRLRFGFQEEDLNRMMDWVQDSGIRWGIDAAHRQSLTGSGFSENSWRFGLERMLLGAAMPSDGTGLFADTAPFEGIEGQDCLLLGELAEVIERLFRMVMQLSESRSIPDWAGLLIDGLETFFARDAAYADASVPIRQWLGELTEKSLQAGLDQAFGVELIEAMFEEHIRAHPSYSGFRSGGVTFCNLVPMRNIPCAVVCLIGMNDGAFPRKAPRHAFDLLARHPRIGDRNVREEDRNMFLEALLSARKSVVITYTGQDVQSGTRIPPSGVVRELMDVLVSGTSEEADAAGCPVLVSHPMHAYSPAGFRKDASVAHLSATDFEIAKALVSGKRPWPSFIRESIETEAIREIDIDALVRFFRNPTAFFLKSALGLGLESPATPLSDREPMFLDALERYAIESDRLGCALSGADTELFDRRIRRSGKLPPAVMGKVQYGAIRMRTNLLIEAALQEGIQRREMPIRIALGERHLRGRIPGVSTDGPIGMVVCHNGRLKASRQMEFWLRHLALQLALPRERRMPSRMIGVEKDRGKDRITSMTLAALTEPPDGILAGLIDLYLDGLGFPLPFFPETSLAYARALSADGLSDDEAMRKARGAWEGSKYASGEAEEESAQMVYRTEDPFSSRQGAVARRFKQIALAVWRPFLDAVVPK; this is encoded by the coding sequence ATGCTGTATCTCTATCGAAGCAATCGTATCGAAGCGCTTCTTCCGGCTCTGGAGTCGGTGTTTCACGTCCCGCTGCCGGATCCGATCCAGGCCGAATGGATATGCGTGCACAGCCATGGCGCCCGGATCTGGCTGGAGCAGGAAATGTCCCGCAGACTCGGGGTCTGGGCCAATGTGTACACCCCTTTCCCGAGAGAACTGATCGAATCGCTCCTGTGTGAAGCCCTGGGATCTGCAGAAGTACAATGGCTCCAGCAGGAGGCGCTGACCTTCCGGATCATGAACCGGCTGATGCAATGGATCGACCGGCCTGAGTTCGCAGCGATCCGCCGCTATCTCGCCTCTCCGGATCAACCGGCTCCGCTCTATGGTCTGGCGCTTCGCATCGCCCGCCTGTTCGACGAATACAGCCTCTATCGCAGCGATCTGGTGCTGGCATGGGAGCGGGAAGAACCATTCCGCGGAGATACCGACGAAACGATGGAATGGCAGCGGATTCTGTGGCGCTCCGTTTATTCAACCGATTGCTGCGAGCATCCTGCATCCGCATCCCGGCGGTGGATCGATTGCTTGGCCCACGGCTGGGCGCCGCCGGAGGGATTCCCTTCCCGGATCGTTCTCTTTGGCATCAGCTCACTTCCGCCCCTGTTTTTTGATCTTCTCGATCGTTTCGCCTCTTTCATGGACATCCACCTGTTCGTTCCCTCACCATCCGATCAATACTGGGCGTATGTGCGATCCAGGCGGGAAACGGTCGTCCAGATGGCATCCATGGAAGATATCGCTGTGGAAAATGCAGACCTTTTCCTGGAGGAAGGGCATCCGCTTCTGGCCTCCCTCGGAAAAATCGGTCGGGATTTCCAGTACCTTCTGGAGGAGCGGGTATCCTATCACGAGGCGGATGACTCGTTGTTCGTCAATCCGCTCGGTGACGCGGCGACACCGACCCTGCTTGCCCGCCTGCAGGCCGACATTCTCCGGATGCAACCCGGAAGCTTTCCCCCATCCCTGCTTGCCGACGGATCCATCACGATCCATTCCTGCCATGGTCCCTACCGGGAGATTCAGGTGCTCAAGGATGTCCTGCTCGACATTTTCCGGAAGCATCCCGATCTGGGGGCGCACGATGTCATCGTGATGTGCCCGGATATCAGCCGATATGCGGCCCTGATCGATGCCGTTTTCGGCTCCGCCGACCGGGACGGGATCGATATTCCCTATAGCCTCAGCGATGTCAGACCCCACATGGAGGCCGAGGTTCAGGACGCATTTCTCGGAATGCTTCGTTTGGCCCGATCCCGCCTGAGCGTTCAGGAAGTGTTCGACTTTCTGGGAAGGGACTGTGTCCGGTTGCGGTTCGGCTTCCAGGAAGAAGACCTGAACCGGATGATGGATTGGGTCCAGGATAGCGGCATTCGTTGGGGGATCGATGCGGCACACCGCCAATCGCTCACCGGTTCCGGATTTTCCGAAAACAGTTGGCGATTCGGGCTGGAACGCATGCTCCTCGGGGCGGCCATGCCCTCGGATGGTACCGGGCTGTTTGCGGATACCGCACCCTTCGAAGGGATTGAAGGGCAGGATTGTCTTCTGCTTGGCGAGCTGGCGGAGGTGATCGAACGCCTTTTCCGGATGGTGATGCAGCTTTCCGAATCTCGCTCGATCCCCGATTGGGCGGGGCTCCTGATCGATGGGCTGGAAACGTTTTTTGCGCGGGATGCGGCCTATGCCGATGCCTCGGTTCCGATACGGCAGTGGCTGGGCGAGCTAACGGAAAAAAGCCTTCAGGCCGGACTGGATCAAGCTTTCGGCGTGGAGCTGATCGAGGCGATGTTCGAGGAGCATATCCGGGCGCATCCATCCTATTCGGGGTTTCGGTCCGGCGGCGTGACGTTCTGCAATCTGGTGCCCATGCGCAACATTCCCTGCGCCGTCGTCTGCCTGATCGGCATGAACGATGGGGCTTTCCCCAGAAAGGCTCCCCGGCACGCCTTCGATCTGCTGGCCAGACATCCGCGGATCGGGGATCGCAACGTTCGTGAAGAAGACCGGAACATGTTTCTGGAAGCCCTGCTTTCCGCCCGGAAATCCGTCGTGATCACCTATACCGGCCAGGATGTGCAAAGCGGTACCCGCATCCCGCCCTCGGGTGTGGTCCGGGAGCTGATGGATGTTCTGGTTTCGGGGACGTCTGAGGAAGCTGATGCCGCAGGTTGCCCCGTTCTGGTCAGCCATCCGATGCATGCCTACAGCCCGGCCGGCTTCCGGAAAGACGCATCCGTTGCGCATCTGTCCGCAACGGATTTTGAGATTGCCAAGGCGCTCGTATCCGGCAAACGTCCGTGGCCTTCCTTTATCCGTGAATCCATAGAAACGGAAGCGATTCGCGAGATCGACATCGATGCGCTGGTTCGGTTTTTCCGGAATCCGACGGCTTTTTTCCTGAAATCCGCCCTGGGCCTGGGGCTGGAATCCCCTGCAACTCCCTTGTCCGATCGGGAACCGATGTTTCTGGATGCCCTGGAACGTTATGCCATCGAATCCGATCGACTCGGCTGCGCTTTGTCGGGAGCGGATACGGAGCTCTTCGATCGGCGGATCAGGCGAAGCGGGAAATTGCCGCCTGCCGTAATGGGGAAGGTGCAATATGGTGCGATCCGGATGAGAACGAATTTGCTCATCGAGGCGGCCTTGCAGGAAGGCATCCAGCGCAGGGAAATGCCCATCCGGATCGCATTGGGCGAAAGGCATCTGCGGGGGAGAATTCCCGGAGTCAGCACGGATGGCCCAATCGGAATGGTCGTCTGCCATAACGGTCGGCTGAAGGCTTCCCGCCAGATGGAATTCTGGCTTCGCCATCTCGCCCTGCAGCTTGCCCTTCCCCGGGAAAGACGCATGCCAAGCCGGATGATCGGTGTCGAAAAGGATCGCGGGAAAGATCGGATCACGTCGATGACGCTGGCTGCGCTCACGGAACCCCCGGATGGCATCCTGGCCGGGCTGATCGATCTCTACCTCGATGGGCTGGGATTTCCGCTGCCGTTTTTTCCGGAAACCTCCCTTGCATACGCGCGGGCATTGTCCGCTGATGGCCTATCCGACGATGAAGCGATGCGAAAGGCGCGCGGTGCCTGGGAGGGCAGCAAGTACGCCTCCGGAGAGGCTGAGGAGGAGAGCGCTCAGATGGTCTACCGCACCGAAGATCCGTTTTCGAGCCGGCAAGGCGCAGTGGCACGGCGGTTCAAACAGATCGCGCTGGCGGTTTGGCGGCCTTTCCTGGATGCCGTGGTTCCGAAATGA
- a CDS encoding PP2C family protein-serine/threonine phosphatase → MITYQAAGMTDRGLKRPSNEDALFLDDRNGLFVVADGMGGHNAGEIASRMVVECLMHAVQGQVSGDSDADDGLAEKGLSRQAIQLSAWIRESNRLVHEAAQKHPAYNGMGATIAAVRIEGNHVAVANVGDSPIYLFHRNRIETLSMMHNVATEYHGHYPDAESEITQRYGGLLTRAIGMAETTTPHLCDAYVYPNDRIVLCSDGLSDLVEAEEIRDRAMHASPLDCCSQLVALANERGGIDNISVIVIRMRRLPMFFHRLFRLGFRRTSK, encoded by the coding sequence GTGATTACTTATCAAGCCGCTGGAATGACAGACCGTGGACTCAAGCGGCCCTCCAACGAAGATGCCTTGTTTCTGGATGATCGCAACGGGCTCTTTGTTGTCGCCGATGGCATGGGAGGCCACAACGCGGGCGAAATCGCCAGTCGTATGGTTGTCGAGTGCCTGATGCACGCGGTTCAGGGACAGGTCTCCGGCGACTCCGACGCGGATGATGGCCTTGCGGAAAAAGGCCTTTCCAGGCAGGCGATACAACTTTCCGCCTGGATCCGGGAATCGAATCGACTGGTTCACGAAGCGGCGCAGAAGCATCCCGCATACAACGGAATGGGGGCCACCATAGCGGCCGTGCGGATCGAGGGCAATCATGTCGCAGTGGCCAATGTTGGCGACAGTCCGATCTATCTGTTCCATCGCAATCGCATCGAAACGCTCTCGATGATGCATAATGTCGCAACGGAATACCATGGGCACTATCCGGATGCCGAATCGGAGATCACGCAGCGCTATGGCGGGCTGCTTACCCGGGCCATCGGCATGGCCGAAACGACGACCCCGCATCTATGCGACGCCTATGTCTACCCCAACGACCGGATCGTTTTATGCTCCGATGGCCTGAGCGATCTGGTGGAAGCCGAAGAAATCCGTGACCGGGCGATGCACGCATCTCCCCTGGATTGCTGCAGTCAACTGGTCGCCCTCGCAAACGAGCGGGGCGGTATCGACAATATTTCGGTGATCGTGATCCGGATGAGGCGCTTGCCCATGTTTTTCCATCGCCTGTTTCGCCTGGGCTTTCGCCGGACATCCAAATGA
- a CDS encoding cobyric acid synthase, with protein sequence MHRLDTGGSVKRSAPCIAVLGTGSDVGKSVLVAGLCRYFADLGVRVAPFKAQNMSNNSGVTPEGLEMGRAQIVQAEAARIAPHADMNPILLKPTSEIGAQVVVLGEAIANSSAKTYHTMKEGLFQVASEALERLRSRYDLVILEGAGSCAEVNLMATDIVNFRMAAYADAPVLLVGDIHRGGIFAQLIGTLACIGPAERERVTGFIINRFRGDPELFADGVQWIEAQTGKKVYGVVPWFSHFDIEAEDSVVIEKPKPAVPSSAADHRIGVIRLPHISNFTDFDPLKRIPGIELQYVEQPMKLDGFRALILPGSKNTRADIAWLQRTGWAGRLIEYGTSGGHLLGICGGYQMLGRVVADPEGLEGSPGESTGLGLLPVHTVLQAPKVTTRTEFRWGDAEGLGYEIHMGQTMHESAGRPLLAIRSRNGVICDDVDGCTAFEGRVMGTYLHGFFDMPAVTARWLSSIGLGALAAEAVHGPAGRDRAYDLLSEHLQAHLDLDAIRRLVEDACPSCS encoded by the coding sequence ATGCATCGATTGGACACCGGGGGCTCCGTGAAGCGGAGCGCACCCTGCATCGCCGTTCTCGGCACCGGTTCGGACGTGGGCAAAAGCGTTCTTGTGGCCGGTCTTTGCCGTTATTTCGCCGATCTTGGCGTTCGGGTGGCTCCCTTCAAGGCCCAGAACATGTCCAACAATTCCGGGGTCACGCCGGAAGGATTGGAGATGGGCAGGGCCCAGATCGTCCAGGCGGAGGCGGCCCGTATCGCGCCGCATGCGGACATGAACCCGATCCTGCTCAAGCCGACTTCCGAGATTGGTGCCCAGGTGGTGGTGCTGGGCGAGGCCATCGCCAATTCGAGCGCCAAAACATATCACACCATGAAAGAAGGTCTTTTTCAGGTCGCCTCCGAGGCCCTGGAGCGGCTTCGAAGCCGTTATGATCTGGTGATTCTCGAAGGGGCCGGCTCCTGTGCGGAAGTCAACCTGATGGCAACAGACATTGTCAATTTTCGGATGGCGGCATACGCCGATGCACCGGTGCTGCTGGTGGGCGACATCCACCGGGGCGGCATTTTCGCCCAGCTCATCGGCACCCTGGCCTGTATCGGGCCTGCCGAGCGGGAGCGGGTGACCGGGTTCATCATCAATCGTTTTCGGGGGGATCCGGAACTCTTTGCGGATGGCGTCCAATGGATCGAGGCCCAAACCGGGAAGAAAGTGTACGGTGTCGTCCCCTGGTTTTCCCATTTCGATATCGAAGCCGAAGATTCCGTTGTCATCGAAAAACCGAAACCCGCGGTGCCGTCGTCTGCTGCCGATCATCGCATCGGCGTAATCCGGCTGCCGCACATTTCCAATTTTACGGATTTCGATCCGCTCAAACGCATTCCCGGCATCGAACTGCAGTATGTCGAGCAGCCCATGAAGCTGGACGGGTTTCGCGCCCTCATCCTGCCCGGATCCAAAAACACGCGGGCGGACATCGCCTGGTTGCAGAGAACGGGATGGGCCGGGCGGCTCATCGAATATGGGACATCCGGAGGACATTTGCTGGGGATTTGCGGCGGTTACCAGATGCTCGGAAGGGTTGTGGCCGATCCGGAAGGCCTCGAGGGAAGTCCCGGGGAGAGCACCGGCCTGGGATTGCTCCCGGTGCATACGGTGCTGCAGGCTCCCAAGGTCACCACCAGGACCGAATTCCGCTGGGGGGACGCCGAAGGGCTTGGATATGAAATCCACATGGGCCAGACGATGCACGAAAGTGCTGGCCGCCCGCTGCTTGCCATTCGCAGCCGAAACGGTGTGATCTGCGACGATGTCGACGGATGTACGGCATTTGAAGGGAGGGTGATGGGGACGTATCTTCATGGTTTTTTCGATATGCCGGCCGTGACGGCCAGGTGGCTGTCCTCGATCGGTCTGGGTGCGCTGGCGGCGGAGGCGGTGCACGGACCGGCCGGAAGGGACCGGGCTTATGACCTGTTGTCCGAGCACTTGCAGGCCCATCTCGATCTTGACGCAATTCGAAGGCTTGTGGAGGATGCATGTCCATCGTGCTCGTGA
- the cobS gene encoding adenosylcobinamide-GDP ribazoletransferase, translated as MKYLVQAISFLSILPFHDDDAFSPAKALPWFPVVGLILGAMISMLDGVLLWLWPKSVASVVDIVLLAALSGAFHLDGLGDTADGLLGYRSRDRALEIMKDSRVGAMGVVAIASCLILKWAALAAVGPERTLLLILIPALSRATALIAMKTLPYGRQSGTGKAFFDEPVPWVAWAIGVLPVLACAVLGWRALLLLGVYAASVLIVLGWYRKRMGCITGDMMGGLIEVSETALLLAAALGGGGC; from the coding sequence ATGAAGTACCTGGTCCAGGCCATCAGTTTCCTGAGCATCCTGCCCTTTCACGATGACGATGCCTTTTCGCCCGCAAAGGCGCTGCCCTGGTTCCCGGTGGTCGGCCTCATCCTGGGGGCCATGATTTCCATGCTCGATGGCGTTCTGTTGTGGCTGTGGCCGAAATCGGTCGCATCCGTGGTGGACATCGTTCTGCTGGCCGCCCTGAGCGGAGCCTTCCATCTCGACGGTCTGGGGGATACGGCGGACGGCCTTCTGGGCTACCGCAGCCGGGATCGGGCGCTCGAGATCATGAAAGACAGCCGGGTGGGCGCCATGGGGGTGGTGGCCATCGCGAGCTGCCTGATCCTCAAATGGGCCGCGCTGGCTGCCGTGGGGCCGGAGAGGACGCTTTTGCTCATCCTGATTCCGGCCCTTTCACGCGCTACGGCGCTCATTGCGATGAAAACCCTTCCCTATGGCAGGCAGAGCGGAACGGGAAAGGCCTTTTTTGATGAACCGGTGCCGTGGGTGGCATGGGCAATCGGCGTTTTGCCGGTGCTGGCCTGCGCGGTTCTCGGGTGGCGGGCTTTGCTGCTGCTTGGCGTCTATGCCGCCTCGGTGCTGATCGTTCTTGGCTGGTATCGAAAACGCATGGGATGCATCACGGGAGATATGATGGGCGGCCTGATCGAAGTGAGCGAAACGGCCCTGCTGCTTGCCGCAGCCCTTGGGGGTGGCGGATGCTGA